The DNA window CAACCAGTTCGGCGCGCAAGAATCCGGCACGCACGAGGAAATCGGCGCCTTCTGTGAAAAAAACTATGGCGTGACGTTCCCGCTGTTCGCCAAGGTCGACGTGAATGGCGCGGATGCGCATCCGCTGTTCCAGCATTTGAAGAAGACGGCGCCGGGCCTGCTGGGCACCGAAGGCATCAAATGGAACTTCACCAAGTTCCTGGTGCGCAGGGATGGCACCGTGGCGAAGCGCTATGCGCCGGCGACCAAGCCGGACGATATCGCCGATGATATCGAGGCATTGCTGGGCGCTTGAGGGCGTGTGCACCTCCTTCCATTCTCGAATCGCAATGTCTCGAACGAACAATTTGCTGTTCAGACGCGCCAACAGCGCCGACATCCCCGCCATGTCGATGATTCGGCTGTCTGTCACCGAAAACCGTTTGTCGGACCCGGCGCGCGTTACCGCTGACATGTACGAACGTTACCTGGAACTGTCGGGACGCGGCTGGGTTGCGGAGAGTGACAACGAGATCGTTGCGTTCTGTTATGCGGACAAAGTCAATGCGTCCATCTGGGCCTTGTTTGTCAGTCCCGGGCATGAGGGGCGTGGTCTCGGCCAGGCACTGCTCAAGCTCGCAACCGATTGGCTGTTCGCCATTGGACACGACAGTATCCGCCTCACCACCGGCGTGAATACCAGGGCTGACCGCTTCTATTCGGCACAGGGCTGGAGCCGTGCGCCGGTCAGCGCTACCGACATCGGGTATTCCCTGAGCAGGTCACGAACAGTCGAGTAAGCTGCGCAGGGTTTTGTTCGCACTGGCGGCAATTGCGACAGGCCGGCGATCGAGCATCGGCTACAGGCTTGCAGGCTGAAGGCGCTCACGTCAAAAACGCGGCAGCTCCGGATGCGCCAGCACGCCTCCGGTCACGCGCATGCGCCCGAACTCGGCGCAGCGGTGCAGCGTGGGAATCGCCTTGTTCGGGTTCAGCAGCGACGTCGGATCGAAGGCCCGCTTGACGCCGAAGAAGGCATTCAATTCGGCCGGCGTGAATTGCACGCACATGGAATCGATCTTCTCGATGCCCACCCCGTGTTCGCCGGTGATCGTGCCGCCAACGGCCACGCACAGCGCCAGGATCTCGGCGCCGAAGCTTTCCGCGCGCGCCAGTTCGTCGGGCACGTTCGCATCGAACAGGATCAGCGGGTGCAGGTTGCCGTCGCCGGCGTGGAACACGTTGGCGCAGCGCAGGCCGTACTTCACTTCCATCTGCGCGATGCCGGCGAGGACGTGCGCCAGGTGCTTGCGGGGGATTGTGCCATCCATGCAGTAGTAGTCGGGCGAGATGCGGCCGGCGGCCGGGAACGCGTTCTTGCGACCGGACCAGAACCTCAGGCGCTCGGCCTCGGTGGAGGACACCGCGATCGCCGTCGCTCCGGCGTCGTGCAGCACTGCCGCCATGCGAGCGATCTCGTCTTCCACTTCCTCCGGCGTGCCGTCCGCCTCGCACAGCAGGATCGCCGCCGCTTCCAGGTCGTAGCCCGCGTGGACGAAGGGCTCGACCATGCGCGACGATGTCTGGTCCATCATCTCCAGGCCGGCGGGGATGATGCCGGCCGCGATCACGCGCGCCACCGCGTTGGCGCCCGTGACGATGTCGCCGAACGATGCCATGATCACGCGCTGCACCGCCGGCTTCGGCACGAGCTTGACGGTGACTTCCGTGACGATGCCCAGCATGCCTTCGGAACCGATGAACACGGACAGCAGGTCGAGGCCCGGCGCATCGGGCGCTTCGCTGCCCAGTTCGATGATGGCGCCGTCGATCGTGGCCACGCGCACGCGCAGCACGTTGTGCACGGTGAGGCCGTACTTCAGGCAATGCACGCCGCCGGAATTCTCGGCTACGTTGCCGCCGATCGTGCAGGCGATCTGCGACGAGGGATCGGGAGCGTAATACAGGCCATGCGGCGCGGCTGCTTCCGAAATGGCGAGGTTGCGCACGCCGGGCTGCACGATGGCCGTGCGCGCCCCCGCATCGAGCCGCACGATGCGGTTCAGCTTCGCGGTGGACAGCACCACGCCATCGGCGATCGGCATCGCTCCGCCCGACAGCCCCGTGCCCGCGCCGCGCGGCACGATCGGCACGCTCATCTCCCGGCAGACCGCCAGCACGGCCACTACCTGCGCCTCGTTTCCCGGCAGCGCCACGATCATCGGCGGCTGGCGGAACGCGGACAGGCCGTCGCATTCATATGGGCGGGTATCCTCGAGCCGATGCAGCACGCAGCCTGACGGCAACACTGCGCCCAGCGCGCGTGCCACGTCGCGCTGGCGGCTTTCACTGAACGGCGCTGCACTGGCGGGTGGCGTGGTCATGGGCCGATTGTAGGCCAAACGGCTGGCGGACCGCGCTCGGAGGAAAAGTTTCAACATAACCGGTGTCTGTCACTGGTTTTCCAGGAATGTTCCGGGAAAACCGGTGTCTGTCACCGGTTTCGCTTTCGCTGGGATGTGGCGTATGCTCGCACTTTCACTACATGGAGGCGAGCATGGGCAACCGGCTATCGAAGATCGCGACCCGCACGGGTGACAATGGCACCACCGGCCTGGGGGATGGCAGCCGCACCCGCAAGGACAGCGTGCGTGTGCACGCCATGGGCGACGTCGACGAGCTCAATTCGAACCTGGGCCTGCTGCTGTGCGAGCCGCTGCCGGACGAACTGCGCGAGGAACTGGTGGCGATCCAGCACGACCTGTTCGACCTGGGCGGTGAACTGTGCATTCCCGGCTACCAGCTGATCAAGGAAGAACACGTGGAGCGGC is part of the Pseudoduganella lutea genome and encodes:
- a CDS encoding FAD-linked oxidase C-terminal domain-containing protein; the encoded protein is MTTPPASAAPFSESRQRDVARALGAVLPSGCVLHRLEDTRPYECDGLSAFRQPPMIVALPGNEAQVVAVLAVCREMSVPIVPRGAGTGLSGGAMPIADGVVLSTAKLNRIVRLDAGARTAIVQPGVRNLAISEAAAPHGLYYAPDPSSQIACTIGGNVAENSGGVHCLKYGLTVHNVLRVRVATIDGAIIELGSEAPDAPGLDLLSVFIGSEGMLGIVTEVTVKLVPKPAVQRVIMASFGDIVTGANAVARVIAAGIIPAGLEMMDQTSSRMVEPFVHAGYDLEAAAILLCEADGTPEEVEDEIARMAAVLHDAGATAIAVSSTEAERLRFWSGRKNAFPAAGRISPDYYCMDGTIPRKHLAHVLAGIAQMEVKYGLRCANVFHAGDGNLHPLILFDANVPDELARAESFGAEILALCVAVGGTITGEHGVGIEKIDSMCVQFTPAELNAFFGVKRAFDPTSLLNPNKAIPTLHRCAEFGRMRVTGGVLAHPELPRF
- a CDS encoding glutathione peroxidase, with the translated sequence MSTVFDFSAVGLAGQPVNLAQYHDKVLLIVNTASACGFTPQYAGLEKLHERFHERGFEVLGFPCNQFGAQESGTHEEIGAFCEKNYGVTFPLFAKVDVNGADAHPLFQHLKKTAPGLLGTEGIKWNFTKFLVRRDGTVAKRYAPATKPDDIADDIEALLGA
- a CDS encoding GNAT family N-acetyltransferase yields the protein MSRTNNLLFRRANSADIPAMSMIRLSVTENRLSDPARVTADMYERYLELSGRGWVAESDNEIVAFCYADKVNASIWALFVSPGHEGRGLGQALLKLATDWLFAIGHDSIRLTTGVNTRADRFYSAQGWSRAPVSATDIGYSLSRSRTVE